AAAAGTAGAGGTTACAATGAAAAAGAAATTGATTGCGCAAAATTGCGCTGCAAAAATGGAAGCGGAAATTCAAAAAATTCCAGGCGTTTTGAATGCATCCGTCAATTTCCTTTTGCAAAAAATCACAATTGAAGCAGACGAAAAATGTTTCGATGAAATTTTGCAAAAAGCGATTGCGACTTGCAAAAAAGTGGAACCGGATTGTCAAATTTTTGCGTAGAAACGGAGACGATGATGTCGGCGAAGCAAAAGAAAATGCGAATGCGGATTTTTATCAGTTTAATTTTCTTAGTATCGCTGATGATTCTTTCTCGATGTCTTGAAATTCCACAATGGATTTTGGCAATTCTTTTTGCAATTCCTTACGGCGTTGCGGGCTATGATATTCTTTGGATTGCGTTAAAAAATATTCGCAACGGAAATGTTTTTGATGAAAATTTTTTGATGGCGATTGCAACTCTTGCAGCGTTCTTTGTCGGGGAATATCCCGAAGGCGCTGCGGTGATGATTTTTTATCAAGTCGGGGAACTTTTTCAAAGCGTTGCGGTGGGAAAATCGCGGGCTTCTATTGCGCAACTGATGTCGATTGCGCCGGACTTTGCTAATGTGGAAATTAACGGCGAAATAAAAACGGTCGATCCCGAAGAAGTTGAAATTGGGAGCACGATTGTGATTCGTGCGGG
Above is a window of Hallerella porci DNA encoding:
- a CDS encoding heavy-metal-associated domain-containing protein; amino-acid sequence: MKKKLIAQNCAAKMEAEIQKIPGVLNASVNFLLQKITIEADEKCFDEILQKAIATCKKVEPDCQIFA